A genomic region of Colletes latitarsis isolate SP2378_abdomen chromosome 7, iyColLati1, whole genome shotgun sequence contains the following coding sequences:
- the Tinc gene encoding transmembrane protein tincar isoform X2 — MSMTGSLMGYENNNEVNQAKYKKPLKPLPIVSSVNSSGVSTTSKTRKPGSRRSSKRNSCIRGHVNSLWSVWYGILAVAFQTYIGLRYTKRFAAYLSLPWPADAPPPKVELYACLVLAGTGVVLLPVLLGAAFLKLGNLANDGIKLGRHLSACSRDPPSSLLTNNPDNSLANNLWRHGGPTAAFVHLCTAMCFLLPSLLMEARLIHAGFLPKEAIWRTDLDWIMIQRDRLVVSSFLNPNVNVSVLTGIITPQPFVTLTPDEEIGEAVNDIIATTTTELSDIVDDVVESRTRDTVNKFVNQFRFTSTGLPPSIARILNSNAASIATTSKATTSAMQGIRKTSAKTIATTTIKSTTTIPTPTPTPIAGSMTTTTTSTPTVVTITESTAPTAFTSTIAPTTTSNRIFKGTTSKYGITAKRTTSKTIVRNNSKSRSKTKSLGRTSTTIRPARIATGGNLTAQSMSLTMNSLADLDHPEQLDLEFETAGPITLEYLNYAVALGVYSVRYPAVFWSCNKALGTIFSIQLVLNVAQSLLAFVGMSVLYKIQVVGPLKVLPVLRQQYRAVSSTSTISTIFGDSYFLLNPHVTLVLFALSSLLVLCSSMVMYFYAYGRFTAFLNQERERRVILSKENREGNGWIYFIHCTALCVFLAIAICSAPLLYDYSVVYRASLDGAILACIVATVLHLFLWLLLWICLTIKQRWTFKLRVTIGRATVRSARSVKLVTDVDLVSTRDDEDGISAPLLVVGNGRTYTISDASPKKAIMSVIQKAAIERKARSQGNADAADGESTADDEQIYWLRPKLRPSPTQSPSDANGAPTTDKSWLNKKLKPKVTFNDLPSTSGSRNKGKARRGGGGPGAGDQGGPEDDGDYATLRELPLITSLDPADDSTSEENKLLECVNDDQVTYYASANRDLQPSEGDPSPLLTPDPLSDPNSEPLPLPPPTPTCAPTTEVITAPLTTDTQTIGGQTPRCLRRADSGMPHDELTPRSDSSNSPPLEAVGGSSGAGSVTGHSNTSSHSETSSSGVHSNASNASNGSCQRRATSVDDLTGEPRPGEEPREQWRSCSLQRGMQPPTATSGTFSPPTSRPSTSQSFSSPQYVNHVPLIVNANGTGNANVDAIVGSSSGSGSGSGPGCPAVILENPNEATVVIRRKLSRTKLTEPLNPNEEPFGRSTNMRMTSFTESNDIRVHASSATLPHYPTQPAVTYPHCSTMPLPHASHSMAGNHMSGSTGSCGSVPRHTFVAHPTHVHATVPAHTTLPSHHNGVRLLHPVPPNNPFVKRFPPVQLHTQPWALPGHHTFPQQPQTNGKLSVAAQIRQTDRDSANFSMASSGDSDTCLPH, encoded by the exons ATGTCAATGACTGGAAGCTTGATGGGTTACGAAAACAACAACGAGGTAAACCAAGCGAAATATAAGAAGCCACTGAAGCCACTTCCGATAGTGTCGAGCGTAAACTCGAGTGGCGTATCCACGACCAGCAAAACGAGAAAGCCGGGATCGCGCAGATCGTCGAAACGGAACTCGTGCATACGGGGCCACGTGAACAGCCTGTGGTCCGTTTGGTACGGCATCTTGGCGGTTGCTTTCCAAACTTACATCGGTTTGAGATACACCAAACGGTTTGCAG CATATTTATCGTTACCTTGGCCCGCGGATGCGCCGCCGCCAAAGGTCGAATTGTACGCCTGTTTGGTGCTAGCCGGTACCGGAGTGGTTCTACTCCCGGTTCTCCTTGGCGCGGCGTTTCTCAAGCTCGGCAATCTGGCCAACGATGGAATAAAGCTCGGTCGTCATTTGAGCGCGTGCTCTCGCGATCCGCCGTCCTCGCTGCTCACCAACAATCCCGACAACA GCCTAGCGAACAATTTATGGCGACACGGAGGTCCTACGGCGGCGTTCGTACACCTTTGCACGGCCATGTGCTTCCTGCTGCCCTCGCTGCTCATGGAGGCTAGGCTTATACACGCTGGATTTTTACCAAAAG AAGCGATATGGCGCACGGACCTGGATTGGATAATGATTCAACGCGATCGACTGGTCGTATCTAGCTTCTTGAATCCGAACGTGAACGTTAGCGTTCTAACCGGTATCATAACTCCTCAACCTTTCGTCACTTTGACACCCGACGAAGAAATCGGCGAAGCTGTCAACGATATCATCGCGACTACGACAACAGAATTGTCCGATATCGTCGATGACGTCGTCGAATCGCGCACTCGAGATACCGTCAACAAGTTTGTCAACCAGTTTCGTTTTACGAGTACCGGCCTACCTCCATCCATCGCGCGAATTTTGAACTCTAACGCAGCTTCGATCGCGACCACCAGCAAAGCTACAACGTCCGCGATGCAAGGCATCCGTAAAACATCGGCGAAAACCATTGCAACGACAACGATCAAATCTACGACTACGATCCCGACCCCGACCCCGACCCCGATCGCGGGATcaatgacgacgacgacgacgtcaaCACCGACGGTGGTAACGATTACAGAATCGACCGCACCAACCGCTTTTACATCGACAATCGCACCGACGACTACGTCGAACAGAATTTTCAAGGGTACTACGAGCAAATACGGCATCACCGCCAAGCGGACGACCTCGAAAACGATCGTCAGAAATAATTCCAAGAGCAGATCGAAGACGAAAAGTTTGGGAAGAACTTCGACGACGATTAGACCGGCTAGAATCGCTACCGGAGGTAATCTAACGGCGCAGAGTATGTCGTTGACGATGAATAGTTTGGCCGATTTGGATCATCCGGAACAGCTGGATCTCGAATTCGAAACCG CCGGACCCATTACTCTGGAATACTTGAATTACGCTGTTGCTCTTGGAGTCTACTCCGTGAGGTATCCTGCAGTGTTCTGGTCGTGCAACAAAGCTCTCGGCACGATCTTTAGCATCCAGTTGGTTCTGAACGTTGCTCAAAGCTTGTTAGCTTTCGTTGGAATGTCCGTTCTCTACAAG ATTCAGGTGGTAGGTCCCTTGAAAGTATTGCCTGTTCTACGGCAACAGTATCGAGCGGTATCTAGTACCAGCACCATATCGACCATTTTCGGAGATTCGTATTTCTTATTGAATCCACACGTGACCCTCGTTTTGTTTGCTCTCTCCTCTCTTCTGGTGCTTTGCTCCAGCATGGTGATGTACTTTTACGCTTACGGCAG ATTCACGGCATTCCTGAACCAGGAGCGCGAGCGTCGGGTGATCTTGTCGAAAGAGAATCGCGAAGGGAACGGTTGGATATACTTTATCCATTGCACCGCCCTGTGCGTCTTCTTGGCGATCGCGATCTGCAGCGCACCGTTGCTCTACGACTATAGCGTGGTATATCGGGCCAGTTTGGACGGCGCGATCTTGGCCTGCATCGTCGCCACCGTTCTTCACCTTTTTCTTTGGCTGCTGCTATGGATCTGCCTCACGATAAAGCAACGCTGGACGTTTAAACTGAGAGTGACGATCGGTCGTGCGACGGTTAGGTCGGCGAGATCGGTAAAGCTCGTGACCGACGTTGATCTAGTGTCGACCAGAGACGATGAAGACGGCATCAGTGCTCCATTATTGGTCGTCGGAAACGGTAGAACTTACACCATCTCCGACGCCTCACCGAAAAAGGCCATCATGAGCGTGATACAAAAGGCGGCCATCGAAAGGAAAGCACGCTCGCAAG GAAACGCCGATGCCGCGGATGGCGAATCGACGGCCGACGACGAACAGATCTACTGGTTAAGGCCGAAATTACGGCCGTCGCCTACTCAGTCGCCGAGCGACGCCAATGGTGCACCGACGACCGATAAGAGCTGGCTGAACAAGAAACTGAAGCCCAAGGTCACCTTTAACGACCTGCCTAGTACGTCAGGCTCGCG TAATAAGGGAAAAGCCAGACGAGGTGGTGGCGGTCCCGGTGCCGGTGACCAGGGCGGGCCTGAGGATGACGGAGATTACGCCACGCTACGGGAATTACCGTTGATAACGTCTCTGGATCCCGCCGACGATTCAACGTCCGAGGAGAACAAG CTGCTCGAGTGCGTGAACGACGACCAAGTGACTTACTATGCGAGTGCGAATCGCGATCTGCAACCCTCGGAGGGTGACCCCTCGCCCCTCTTAACCCCCGATCCTCTGTCCGATCCCAACTCGGAGCCACTTCCACTGCCACCTCCGACTCCAACTTGTGCACCGACCACCGAAGTTATCACGGCGCCACTAACCACTGACACCCAG ACGATCGGAGGACAAACGCCGCGCTGCTTGCGCCGAGCGGACTCGGGTATGCCCCACGACGAGTTGACGCCCCGCTCGGATTCCTCCAACTCGCCGCCGTTAGAGGCAGTGGGTGGAAGCAGCGGAGCCGGTTCGGTGACGGGTCACAGCAACACGAGTAGCCACAGCGAAACCTCCTCGAGCGGCGTGCACAGTAACGCGAGCAACGCGAGCAATGGTAGCTGCCAGCGTCGCGCGACCAGCGTGGACGATTTGACCGGGGAACCGCGGCCCGGCGAAGAACCGCGCGAACAATGGCGCAGTTGTTCTCTTCAACGGGGCATGCAACCACCGACGGCAACTTCCGGTACTTTCTCGCCGCCGACCAGTCGTCCTAGCACCAGCCAATCCTTCTCCTCGCCGCAGTACGTGAACCACGTACCGCTGATCGTGAACGCGAACGGTACCGGTAACGCGAACGTCGACGCGATCGTCGGTTCGAGCTCCGGGTCTGGCTCTGGCTCTGGTCCCGGCTGTCCAGCCGTTATCCTGGAAAACCCGAACGAAGCGACCGTCGTGATACGTCGCAAGCTCTCGAGAACCAAGCTGACGGAACCGTTGAATCCCAACGAAGAGCCGTTCGGTCGTTCCACCAACATGAGGATGACGTCCTTCACGGAAAGCAACGACATTCGCGTTCACGCCTCGTCCGCCACCCTGCCGCACTATCCCACCCAACCTGCCGTTACCTATCCACATTGCTCGACCATGCCGTTGCCCCATGCCTCCCACAGCATGGCTGGCAATCACATGAGCGGATCGACGGGAAGCTGTGGCTCCGTGCCCAGGCACACTTTCGTCGCGCATCCGACGCACGTACACGCGACGGTTCCCGCCCACACCACTCTGCCATCCCATCACAACGGCGTCAGGCTTCTGCACCCAGTACCCCCCAACAATCCCTTCGTGAAAAGGTTCCCACCGGTGCAGCTGCATACGCAGCCCTGGGCTCTGCCGGGCCATCATACTTTCCCCCAACAGCCCCAAACTAACGGCAAACTCTCGGTGGCCGCTCAGATCAGACAAACCGATCGCGACTCGGCCAACTTTTCCATGGCCAGCAGCGGCGACTCCGACACGTGTTTACCCCATTAA
- the Tinc gene encoding transmembrane protein tincar isoform X3, which yields MSMTGSLMGYENNNEVNQAKYKKPLKPLPIVSSVNSSGVSTTSKTRKPGSRRSSKRNSCIRGHVNSLWSVWYGILAVAFQTYIGLRYTKRFAAYLSLPWPADAPPPKVELYACLVLAGTGVVLLPVLLGAAFLKLGNLANDGIKLGRHLSACSRDPPSSLLTNNPDNSLANNLWRHGGPTAAFVHLCTAMCFLLPSLLMEARLIHAGFLPKEAIWRTDLDWIMIQRDRLVVSSFLNPNVNVSVLTGIITPQPFVTLTPDEEIGEAVNDIIATTTTELSDIVDDVVESRTRDTVNKFVNQFRFTSTGLPPSIARILNSNAASIATTSKATTSAMQGIRKTSAKTIATTTIKSTTTIPTPTPTPIAGSMTTTTTSTPTVVTITESTAPTAFTSTIAPTTTSNRIFKGTTSKYGITAKRTTSKTIVRNNSKSRSKTKSLGRTSTTIRPARIATGGNLTAQSMSLTMNSLADLDHPEQLDLEFETAGPITLEYLNYAVALGVYSVRYPAVFWSCNKALGTIFSIQLVLNVAQSLLAFVGMSVLYKIQVVGPLKVLPVLRQQYRAVSSTSTISTIFGDSYFLLNPHVTLVLFALSSLLVLCSSMVMYFYAYGRFTAFLNQERERRVILSKENREGNGWIYFIHCTALCVFLAIAICSAPLLYDYSVVYRASLDGAILACIVATVLHLFLWLLLWICLTIKQRWTFKLRVTIGRATVRSARSVKLVTDVDLVSTRDDEDGISAPLLVVGNGRTYTISDASPKKAIMSVIQKAAIERKARSQGNADAADGESTADDEQIYWLRPKLRPSPTQSPSDANGAPTTDKSWLNKKLKPKVTFNDLPSTSGSRNKGKARRGGGGPGAGDQGGPEDDGDYATLRELPLITSLDPADDSTSEENKWGRWLISRRDGIPKFGDTIGGQTPRCLRRADSGMPHDELTPRSDSSNSPPLEAVGGSSGAGSVTGHSNTSSHSETSSSGVHSNASNASNGSCQRRATSVDDLTGEPRPGEEPREQWRSCSLQRGMQPPTATSGTFSPPTSRPSTSQSFSSPQYVNHVPLIVNANGTGNANVDAIVGSSSGSGSGSGPGCPAVILENPNEATVVIRRKLSRTKLTEPLNPNEEPFGRSTNMRMTSFTESNDIRVHASSATLPHYPTQPAVTYPHCSTMPLPHASHSMAGNHMSGSTGSCGSVPRHTFVAHPTHVHATVPAHTTLPSHHNGVRLLHPVPPNNPFVKRFPPVQLHTQPWALPGHHTFPQQPQTNGKLSVAAQIRQTDRDSANFSMASSGDSDTCLPH from the exons ATGTCAATGACTGGAAGCTTGATGGGTTACGAAAACAACAACGAGGTAAACCAAGCGAAATATAAGAAGCCACTGAAGCCACTTCCGATAGTGTCGAGCGTAAACTCGAGTGGCGTATCCACGACCAGCAAAACGAGAAAGCCGGGATCGCGCAGATCGTCGAAACGGAACTCGTGCATACGGGGCCACGTGAACAGCCTGTGGTCCGTTTGGTACGGCATCTTGGCGGTTGCTTTCCAAACTTACATCGGTTTGAGATACACCAAACGGTTTGCAG CATATTTATCGTTACCTTGGCCCGCGGATGCGCCGCCGCCAAAGGTCGAATTGTACGCCTGTTTGGTGCTAGCCGGTACCGGAGTGGTTCTACTCCCGGTTCTCCTTGGCGCGGCGTTTCTCAAGCTCGGCAATCTGGCCAACGATGGAATAAAGCTCGGTCGTCATTTGAGCGCGTGCTCTCGCGATCCGCCGTCCTCGCTGCTCACCAACAATCCCGACAACA GCCTAGCGAACAATTTATGGCGACACGGAGGTCCTACGGCGGCGTTCGTACACCTTTGCACGGCCATGTGCTTCCTGCTGCCCTCGCTGCTCATGGAGGCTAGGCTTATACACGCTGGATTTTTACCAAAAG AAGCGATATGGCGCACGGACCTGGATTGGATAATGATTCAACGCGATCGACTGGTCGTATCTAGCTTCTTGAATCCGAACGTGAACGTTAGCGTTCTAACCGGTATCATAACTCCTCAACCTTTCGTCACTTTGACACCCGACGAAGAAATCGGCGAAGCTGTCAACGATATCATCGCGACTACGACAACAGAATTGTCCGATATCGTCGATGACGTCGTCGAATCGCGCACTCGAGATACCGTCAACAAGTTTGTCAACCAGTTTCGTTTTACGAGTACCGGCCTACCTCCATCCATCGCGCGAATTTTGAACTCTAACGCAGCTTCGATCGCGACCACCAGCAAAGCTACAACGTCCGCGATGCAAGGCATCCGTAAAACATCGGCGAAAACCATTGCAACGACAACGATCAAATCTACGACTACGATCCCGACCCCGACCCCGACCCCGATCGCGGGATcaatgacgacgacgacgacgtcaaCACCGACGGTGGTAACGATTACAGAATCGACCGCACCAACCGCTTTTACATCGACAATCGCACCGACGACTACGTCGAACAGAATTTTCAAGGGTACTACGAGCAAATACGGCATCACCGCCAAGCGGACGACCTCGAAAACGATCGTCAGAAATAATTCCAAGAGCAGATCGAAGACGAAAAGTTTGGGAAGAACTTCGACGACGATTAGACCGGCTAGAATCGCTACCGGAGGTAATCTAACGGCGCAGAGTATGTCGTTGACGATGAATAGTTTGGCCGATTTGGATCATCCGGAACAGCTGGATCTCGAATTCGAAACCG CCGGACCCATTACTCTGGAATACTTGAATTACGCTGTTGCTCTTGGAGTCTACTCCGTGAGGTATCCTGCAGTGTTCTGGTCGTGCAACAAAGCTCTCGGCACGATCTTTAGCATCCAGTTGGTTCTGAACGTTGCTCAAAGCTTGTTAGCTTTCGTTGGAATGTCCGTTCTCTACAAG ATTCAGGTGGTAGGTCCCTTGAAAGTATTGCCTGTTCTACGGCAACAGTATCGAGCGGTATCTAGTACCAGCACCATATCGACCATTTTCGGAGATTCGTATTTCTTATTGAATCCACACGTGACCCTCGTTTTGTTTGCTCTCTCCTCTCTTCTGGTGCTTTGCTCCAGCATGGTGATGTACTTTTACGCTTACGGCAG ATTCACGGCATTCCTGAACCAGGAGCGCGAGCGTCGGGTGATCTTGTCGAAAGAGAATCGCGAAGGGAACGGTTGGATATACTTTATCCATTGCACCGCCCTGTGCGTCTTCTTGGCGATCGCGATCTGCAGCGCACCGTTGCTCTACGACTATAGCGTGGTATATCGGGCCAGTTTGGACGGCGCGATCTTGGCCTGCATCGTCGCCACCGTTCTTCACCTTTTTCTTTGGCTGCTGCTATGGATCTGCCTCACGATAAAGCAACGCTGGACGTTTAAACTGAGAGTGACGATCGGTCGTGCGACGGTTAGGTCGGCGAGATCGGTAAAGCTCGTGACCGACGTTGATCTAGTGTCGACCAGAGACGATGAAGACGGCATCAGTGCTCCATTATTGGTCGTCGGAAACGGTAGAACTTACACCATCTCCGACGCCTCACCGAAAAAGGCCATCATGAGCGTGATACAAAAGGCGGCCATCGAAAGGAAAGCACGCTCGCAAG GAAACGCCGATGCCGCGGATGGCGAATCGACGGCCGACGACGAACAGATCTACTGGTTAAGGCCGAAATTACGGCCGTCGCCTACTCAGTCGCCGAGCGACGCCAATGGTGCACCGACGACCGATAAGAGCTGGCTGAACAAGAAACTGAAGCCCAAGGTCACCTTTAACGACCTGCCTAGTACGTCAGGCTCGCG TAATAAGGGAAAAGCCAGACGAGGTGGTGGCGGTCCCGGTGCCGGTGACCAGGGCGGGCCTGAGGATGACGGAGATTACGCCACGCTACGGGAATTACCGTTGATAACGTCTCTGGATCCCGCCGACGATTCAACGTCCGAGGAGAACAAG TGGGGAAGATGGCTGATATCCCGTAGGGACGGTATACCTAAATTTGGAGAC ACGATCGGAGGACAAACGCCGCGCTGCTTGCGCCGAGCGGACTCGGGTATGCCCCACGACGAGTTGACGCCCCGCTCGGATTCCTCCAACTCGCCGCCGTTAGAGGCAGTGGGTGGAAGCAGCGGAGCCGGTTCGGTGACGGGTCACAGCAACACGAGTAGCCACAGCGAAACCTCCTCGAGCGGCGTGCACAGTAACGCGAGCAACGCGAGCAATGGTAGCTGCCAGCGTCGCGCGACCAGCGTGGACGATTTGACCGGGGAACCGCGGCCCGGCGAAGAACCGCGCGAACAATGGCGCAGTTGTTCTCTTCAACGGGGCATGCAACCACCGACGGCAACTTCCGGTACTTTCTCGCCGCCGACCAGTCGTCCTAGCACCAGCCAATCCTTCTCCTCGCCGCAGTACGTGAACCACGTACCGCTGATCGTGAACGCGAACGGTACCGGTAACGCGAACGTCGACGCGATCGTCGGTTCGAGCTCCGGGTCTGGCTCTGGCTCTGGTCCCGGCTGTCCAGCCGTTATCCTGGAAAACCCGAACGAAGCGACCGTCGTGATACGTCGCAAGCTCTCGAGAACCAAGCTGACGGAACCGTTGAATCCCAACGAAGAGCCGTTCGGTCGTTCCACCAACATGAGGATGACGTCCTTCACGGAAAGCAACGACATTCGCGTTCACGCCTCGTCCGCCACCCTGCCGCACTATCCCACCCAACCTGCCGTTACCTATCCACATTGCTCGACCATGCCGTTGCCCCATGCCTCCCACAGCATGGCTGGCAATCACATGAGCGGATCGACGGGAAGCTGTGGCTCCGTGCCCAGGCACACTTTCGTCGCGCATCCGACGCACGTACACGCGACGGTTCCCGCCCACACCACTCTGCCATCCCATCACAACGGCGTCAGGCTTCTGCACCCAGTACCCCCCAACAATCCCTTCGTGAAAAGGTTCCCACCGGTGCAGCTGCATACGCAGCCCTGGGCTCTGCCGGGCCATCATACTTTCCCCCAACAGCCCCAAACTAACGGCAAACTCTCGGTGGCCGCTCAGATCAGACAAACCGATCGCGACTCGGCCAACTTTTCCATGGCCAGCAGCGGCGACTCCGACACGTGTTTACCCCATTAA